The segment GGGATCGAGCCCGGCTCGCCCGTCGTCCAGTTGGCGAGGTCGCCGTCGGCCGACACCTGCATCGCCCCGAGCACGCAGAGGTCGAGATGCCCCCCGCGGATCATCGCGAAGCTGTCGGCGTGGTGGAAGTAGGCGGCTCCAGCGATGGCGGTGACCGGCTTCTTGCCGGCGTTGATCAGCTCGGGGTCCTCCTCGCCCGGCGTGGGCGCGGGCCCCATGCCGAGCAGGCCGTTCTCGACGTGATACACGACTTCTCGGCCCGCAGGCACGAACTGCGCGACGAGCTCGGGCAGCCCGATCCCCAGGTTGACGTACGCCCCGTCGGGAATGTCCATGGCGAGGCGCCGGGCCATCTCGTCCGGCGTCCAGCCGCGCCGCGCACGAGCGGTGGTGGTCATGGGTACTGCCGTCCTTCTCGAACGAGCTGCGATTCCTGCACGGGGTCTCGCACTACGACGACCCGGCGGACGAAGATCCCGGGCGTGACGATGGCCTCGGGGTCGAGACCGCCCGGCTCGGCCAGGCGCTCGACCTGGACGATCGCGCAGTCTGCGGCCGTGCACATCACGGGCCCGAAGTTGCGTGCCGTCCTGCGGTAGACGAGATTCCCGTACCGGTCGGCGGCAAGGGCCTTGACGAGCGCCGCGTCAGCGCGCAGACCGTGTTCGAGCAGGTAGTCGCGGCCGTTGAACGTCCGCCGCTCCTTGCCGGCCTCGAGCACCGTGCCCGCGCCGGTCGGCGTGTAGAAGGCGGGAATGCCCGCCCCGCCCGCACGAATCCGCTCGGCGAGGGTGCCCTGCGGCACGAGCTCGAGTTCGATCAGTCCGGCCCGGTACAGCTCGGGGAACACGGTCGAGTTCGCGGTCCGGGGATAGGAGCAGATCACCCTGGCGACGCGCCGCTGGCGGATGAGGGCGGCGAGACCCACTTCGCCGCTCCCCGTGTTGTTGCTGATGACCGTCAGGTCGCGCGCGCCCTGATCGATCAGCGCGTGGATCAGCTCGATCGGGCTGCCTGCCTCGCCGAAGCCGCCAATCATTACCGTCGCGCCGTCGCGGATGCCGGCGACGGCTGCAGCAACCGAATCCACCGTCTTGTCAATCATGGTCGTCCGAGCCGGGACTCACTCGGTCCCCGGCCGATCCTCGCAGAAACCGTCACGAAGCGGCCCGCCCGCGGGGCCGCCCGAGAGCGCCTCGGCCAGCACCCGCTCGATGGCGGTGAGTTCGTCACGGAAGAAGAACGCCTGGGAGTCGAACGGCTCGAGCAGATCCACGTTCTTCTGGCGTGCGTCGTACTTGGCCAGGAACACGCGATCGAGCCACTCCATGTTCCGGGCCTGCGTGAACTTGAGCGCGAACACCTTCTCCCCGTGGACGTCGGCCGTGCCAAGGATGGAGATCTTCCCGGCCGACGTCGTCATCGACAGGTAGCGCGACGGCCGGTTGATCGACGGCAGCGACCGGTACACCTTGCTCGCCACGCGCTCGATCTCGGCGAGGGGCACGGCGAAGTAGTGGTGTTCGCCAGTCGGCCGCGCGCAGTACATCGAGTGGAACCCGATGCGCAACGCGGCCATCAGGTTCGCGAGGTCAATCCAGTTCTGGGCCGACTTGTCCACGTCGACGCGACCATCGGCGCCCTGGAACAGGCTGATGTGGTTCATCATGGGGCTCTGGCTCCGGATGACGACACCCTGCCGCTGGAGGCGGCGCACGGCGGCGATCGTGCTCGGGTTCAGCAGTTCACGCGGCGTCGAGAAGTGCGCCATCCACGCGAACTGCACGCCGTGGTCGACGACCGTGCGGAACAGCTTCAGCATGGGCGTGAAGCGATCCGAGAGCACGAGCTCCGGCTCATACGCCAGGGCCCGCGACCCGAACCTGATCGTGCGAATGTGGCACAGCGAGGGATCCGACAGGATGGGCAGGGCGTACGCGGCGAAGCGCTCGGCAGGCATCATGGCCGCGTCCCCGCCGGTGATGAGCACGTCGGTCACCTCCGGATGCTGGCGCAGGTAGCGGTGCAGCTGGGCCACGTCGTCCTGCACGAACATGTCGTGGTCGCCACGCACCTGGGCGTGGCGGAAGCAGTACGTGCAGTAGGCGAAGCAGTTCTGTGTCGTGCGGTCGAACAGCAGCTGGCATTGCGGGTACTTGTGCTGGCTGCCGGCCACGACTTCGCGCTGTCCGTCCTCGCCTTCGATCCAGGGCCTGTTGAGCAGCTGCTTGCCGTCGTGCGGATTGGTGCGGGCACGATACGTGTCGACCACTCGCGTCCGTCCTTCGACCGTTCCGGCCGCGACGTACGCCTCGACGGCGTCGGCCGGGAGCATGCCCGGCTGGGGGAACGTCAACTGGAACAGGGGATCGGTCTCGAAGTGGCGCCAGTCGATCGTGTTGAGCACGTGGCTGGTCGCCAGGAAGCGGTAGACCTCGATGAACAACTCGCGCTCGGCCTGGTGCCCCAGCGTGATCCCGTGGCGATCGAGGACCGTCAGGACGCGCCGGAACCCATTGACGCCGCTGAATCGCTGGTTCGGCTCGAACAGCAGCGGGCTGCGCTCGCGCAGCGTGGAGTGCTGGGGGTACTGGAGCTCCAGGCGATTGAGCAGGCCTGCCGGCAACAGCTCTTCTTCGACGATGGTGGCCCGCACGTCGGAGGCGTAGCGGTTCCGCTCGATCAACTCGTCGACATCCACCACCGTGCGGTCGCCGCCGGCTCTGGCCGGCTCGTCATCCGTACGCATATGACCCGTGCTCATGGCGTCAGCCTTCGGGAGGTGCGGCGACGGCCCTGGTTTCACCGCCATCGACACCCGATCACAGCCAGAATGATGAATCCGGCGCGAAGCGCCGCCAAGCGAATTGTAGTCATTGGCCCATGAGAATCGGTCATGCCAGACGTGGGGGTGGGCGCGATACGACGGCGCCAGGCGTGCGCGAGGTCGCAAAGCCGGCGCGCGCGACATGAGCGTGCCGCGTCGGCGTCCGCGCCCGTTCAGGCCTCCGACGGCCGAGGCCGACGCTGCCTCGGCGGGCGCGTCAGCCGCGGTGGCCGGCCGTGGGCCCCGCCGTCGGCCGCAGCACGCGCAGGCCGTTGAGGGCTGCCGCCGGGCAGGTGCCTGGAACGGTCATCCACCACCGGTGCCGGTCGGGTCCCTCGAGACGTCCGGCGTGCTTGCTTCAGGGTTGCAGGTCCGGACGATAGTCGCCGATGAAGGTCATGATCGTCGACGCCTCGACCATGTCCTTCGCGCGAAAGCGAATCGAGTGCGAGTCGGTCCGCTCGAAGATCGGCAGGTACGCCAGGACCTCAGACGGCAGGTAGTTCTTGAAGGTCACGTCCACCGTGACCGGGGTCTCGACCTTCAAGGGCGTGAAGTCGGCGAGGCGGCTCATGGCGGCCCGCACGCGCTCGGCGATGAGCGCGGTCGCCGCCTGGGGGGTGAGCGTGTTGGCCGAGTGGAACCCGAGGGTCCGCTTGGTCTCGGCCGCCTCGATATCGCCCAGTGCGGCCCTGACCTCCGCTATCGCGGCGTCGTCGCCCGACATCATGACGACCGGCACGTCGAAGTGGCCCGCGATGGCCGCGTTCCACGAGCCCTCGGTGACGTTGGTGCCGTTGAGCGCCACGCGCGCGAGGTTGGCGCTCGAGAACGTGTGGGCCCGGACGCCTGTGGCGTTGTTCGTCCCGGCGTGGTAGCCGATGAAGATCGCCGCGTCCACGTCGTCGTCAATTCCGGCGACCATGCCGAGCCGCCGCGGCCACGATCGGATGATCCGGACGTCGGCGGGAAACTGGTCGATGAGCAGGTTCTGCCCATTGCCGTGCGAGTCGGCGACGACAATCTCCGTGGCGCCGCCCGCCCGTGCCGCGTCGACCGCGGCGAGGGCTTCGCGGGTCATGAACTCGCGGAAGCGTCCGTACTCGAAGCCGCTCGGGCCGAGCTGCTCGCCCGTGACGGCGCCGGCCACCCCTTCCATGTCGACCGAGATGTGGACCTTCACCTTGCGCGGCTGTGCCTCGGCCGGCGGCAGCGCAGCGCCAGTGACGAGCGTTCCCGCAGCGAGGGCGACAATCGTGAGCGTCGATCCGGACATGGCAGCTCCTGTCTCAATCGTTGGCGCGCGGCGGCTTCACCAGATGACCGGCACGACTCCGGCTTCGCGGATCGAGGCGTCCCTGGTCAGCAGCGGCATGCCAAGGGCCCGAGCGGATGCGACGACCAGCGCGTCGAAGGGGTCCCTCGTGAAGCGCAGCTCGTCGGCGAGGTAGACCTGGTCGGCGGTCAGCGCGAACGGCTGGTAGGCCGGATTGCTGAAGAGCTCGTCGAAGAACGCGCGCACCGAACGGCGCAGGTTCACCCGTCCCACGCGCGCGAGCAGGCTCAACTCCCAGGTGACCGCAGCCGGGACGTAGATCAACGCCTGTTGCCGTTCGGCGGCCTCGAAGTGGCGTCTGGCGCGAGTGCCGAGCGTTCCGGATGCCGCCGCGTGAAAGACGAGCGGGTGCGTATCCGTGACCGCGGCCGGAAGGTCAGCCACGGCGCCGCCGTTTCGAGGCGAGCGCGTCCTGCGCGTCTCTCGCGAACATCGGACGCGACAACGAGCGCGCGAACAGATCGCGGATCGCCAGGTCGGCCTCGTCGAGCGCCGCGTCCGTCGCCGAGATGTCGATGGTGCCCACGACGGACCGTGCCGCTGCCGCGGCCACGCCGCCGGTCTCGCGTGCCGAGGTGATCAGCCGGTCGACGGTTTCACTGAGGCTGCGTGCGCCGGACCGCTCGGTCACGCCTCTGAGCCACACGAGGTTCGACTCCTCGATGGT is part of the Acidobacteriota bacterium genome and harbors:
- a CDS encoding 3-oxoacid CoA-transferase subunit B, giving the protein MTTTARARRGWTPDEMARRLAMDIPDGAYVNLGIGLPELVAQFVPAGREVVYHVENGLLGMGPAPTPGEEDPELINAGKKPVTAIAGAAYFHHADSFAMIRGGHLDLCVLGAMQVSADGDLANWTTGEPGSIPAVGGAMDLVVGVKAVYVLTQHTTKSGEPKIVSACTYPLTGRRCVHRIYTDLAVMDVTPGGLVVVELAPGVTVDEIERLTDARLSMGPAAGAPSVAGGASPS
- a CDS encoding 3-oxoacid CoA-transferase subunit A codes for the protein MIDKTVDSVAAAVAGIRDGATVMIGGFGEAGSPIELIHALIDQGARDLTVISNNTGSGEVGLAALIRQRRVARVICSYPRTANSTVFPELYRAGLIELELVPQGTLAERIRAGGAGIPAFYTPTGAGTVLEAGKERRTFNGRDYLLEHGLRADAALVKALAADRYGNLVYRRTARNFGPVMCTAADCAIVQVERLAEPGGLDPEAIVTPGIFVRRVVVVRDPVQESQLVREGRQYP
- a CDS encoding M55 family metallopeptidase, with translation MSGSTLTIVALAAGTLVTGAALPPAEAQPRKVKVHISVDMEGVAGAVTGEQLGPSGFEYGRFREFMTREALAAVDAARAGGATEIVVADSHGNGQNLLIDQFPADVRIIRSWPRRLGMVAGIDDDVDAAIFIGYHAGTNNATGVRAHTFSSANLARVALNGTNVTEGSWNAAIAGHFDVPVVMMSGDDAAIAEVRAALGDIEAAETKRTLGFHSANTLTPQAATALIAERVRAAMSRLADFTPLKVETPVTVDVTFKNYLPSEVLAYLPIFERTDSHSIRFRAKDMVEASTIMTFIGDYRPDLQP
- a CDS encoding type II toxin-antitoxin system VapC family toxin, with the protein product MADLPAAVTDTHPLVFHAAASGTLGTRARRHFEAAERQQALIYVPAAVTWELSLLARVGRVNLRRSVRAFFDELFSNPAYQPFALTADQVYLADELRFTRDPFDALVVASARALGMPLLTRDASIREAGVVPVIW